A single genomic interval of Selenobaculum gibii harbors:
- a CDS encoding GGDEF domain-containing protein gives MKHQLFQNAKYVLGIGGLFVGLIMYGISLAIELEAVDITMSTMWLFFTVILASLGLLIGRIISILHHWAYRDFLTDTWNRKYFSTRIKAELKGKEKNGNDLCLALIDMDDFKKINDCYGHDFGDKAIRKVADVLKANIRATDSIVRIGGDEFVIIFPYTDLACAKLIAERIRKTVAEECEYVTVSVGVIEVGEAARTTALIQEMDHMLYHAKKMKNSVTTMVMEA, from the coding sequence GTGAAACATCAATTATTTCAAAACGCTAAATATGTTTTGGGGATAGGCGGCCTTTTCGTGGGTTTGATTATGTATGGAATCAGCCTAGCTATAGAGTTAGAGGCTGTCGATATTACGATGAGTACAATGTGGCTGTTTTTTACTGTGATATTAGCTTCCTTGGGATTGTTAATCGGAAGAATTATAAGTATTCTCCATCATTGGGCATATCGTGATTTCTTGACGGATACTTGGAACCGTAAATATTTTTCGACTCGAATTAAAGCCGAACTAAAAGGTAAAGAGAAGAACGGAAATGATTTATGTTTAGCTTTAATTGATATGGATGACTTTAAAAAGATCAATGATTGTTATGGTCATGATTTTGGTGATAAAGCGATAAGAAAAGTTGCTGATGTATTAAAGGCAAATATAAGAGCTACAGATTCAATTGTCCGTATAGGTGGAGATGAATTTGTTATTATTTTTCCATATACAGATTTAGCTTGTGCAAAACTGATTGCCGAGCGTATTCGTAAAACCGTGGCAGAAGAATGTGAATATGTAACAGTAAGTGTTGGGGTAATTGAGGTTGGGGAAGCTGCTAGAACAACCGCCTTAATACAGGAAATGGACCACATGTTATACCATGCAAAGAAAATGAAAAATTCAGTTACCACGATGGTTATGGAAGCGTAA
- a CDS encoding histidinol phosphate phosphatase, giving the protein MIFDSHLHTDFSADSTMLFEEAKREADKQKIGIITTEHLDYNYPDLADFTFDFDEYFKKYKKYRGNDVKLGIEIGMRPECLDALKKVIIQYPFDYVIGSIHMVGNIDIYYDIFYQGREKAKVYNEYFNAMLKCLEMYDFIDSLGHIDYIARYGKYVDPEIHYHEFKEQIDLILQIAADKGLAMEINTRRFGDKKVIDALMPIYKQFKASGGEFVTFGSDAHTPQAVGNYFTTANSFAKECGLQPVYFSSRKPIIMAE; this is encoded by the coding sequence ATGATTTTTGATTCACATTTACATACAGATTTTTCAGCCGATTCTACAATGTTATTTGAAGAGGCAAAACGAGAAGCTGACAAACAGAAAATTGGAATCATTACAACGGAGCATTTGGATTATAATTATCCTGATTTAGCCGATTTTACTTTTGATTTTGATGAGTATTTTAAAAAGTATAAAAAATATCGTGGCAATGATGTTAAGTTGGGAATTGAAATAGGAATGCGCCCAGAATGCTTAGATGCATTGAAAAAAGTCATTATACAGTACCCTTTTGATTATGTGATTGGTTCAATCCACATGGTTGGAAATATTGATATCTACTATGATATTTTCTATCAAGGCAGGGAAAAAGCAAAAGTTTATAATGAATACTTTAATGCTATGCTGAAATGTCTGGAGATGTATGATTTTATTGATTCGTTAGGGCACATAGATTATATTGCTCGTTATGGGAAGTATGTCGATCCAGAAATTCACTATCATGAATTTAAAGAGCAGATTGACTTAATTCTTCAAATTGCGGCCGATAAAGGGCTAGCGATGGAGATTAATACAAGGCGTTTTGGTGATAAAAAAGTGATAGATGCTTTAATGCCTATTTATAAACAATTTAAAGCGAGTGGTGGGGAATTTGTCACTTTTGGGTCTGATGCTCATACGCCACAAGCAGTAGGGAATTATTTTACAACGGCGAATTCATTTGCTAAAGAATGTGGACTTCAACCAGTATATTTTAGTTCGAGAAAACCTATAATTATGGCGGAATGA
- a CDS encoding putative bifunctional diguanylate cyclase/phosphodiesterase: MESIVEITKRYMQHDHRKQVCIEKLKDALAKGTITIEQLLDIAISYDELTGLMNFNYFKKTVSDILLQSNATQKFLIIYINLVNFKYFNDKYGYEAGDDVLCDFAKDLTFHNKMILCGCRESADKFILFSEMSDYQADENMIKDKINYYSGYFSERENKKYPGSNISAKVGVYIIEDKTINVLHAIDNARLAQKDVNELGAKHNIYNQNMKLRFWQSAEMMRSFSSALANREFIVYYQPKVTLSSGDVVGVEALVRWQKKDGKIIPPNDFIPQFEQTGAIIKLDFYVYEEVLKQIRNWVELGLDIVPVSINLSRCHAENKNLYDEIMGLTKKYNIAPKYIEFEITESAFTHNAQYLIEVLTKFREYGFNISMDDFGAGYSFLNALYEIPVNILKLDKGFLKPSEVSAKQREIIKQVVVLAKNIDLNIVCEGVETKEQAEFLLGIGCDMAQGYFYAKPMPLEDLKHYLNNQKVKQQLSKS, translated from the coding sequence GTGGAATCTATAGTTGAAATAACTAAGAGATATATGCAGCATGATCATCGGAAACAAGTTTGTATAGAGAAGTTAAAAGATGCATTAGCTAAAGGAACAATTACAATTGAGCAATTATTGGACATTGCAATAAGTTACGATGAATTGACTGGGCTAATGAATTTTAATTACTTTAAAAAAACAGTTTCAGATATTTTATTGCAAAGCAATGCAACACAAAAATTTTTGATTATCTACATTAATTTGGTGAATTTTAAGTACTTTAATGATAAATATGGCTATGAAGCGGGTGATGATGTCCTTTGTGACTTTGCTAAGGATCTAACTTTTCATAATAAAATGATTTTATGTGGCTGTCGAGAGTCAGCTGACAAATTTATTTTGTTTTCAGAGATGTCAGATTATCAGGCTGATGAAAATATGATAAAAGATAAGATTAACTATTATAGTGGTTATTTTAGTGAGCGCGAAAATAAAAAATATCCCGGAAGCAATATTTCCGCTAAAGTCGGGGTATATATTATTGAAGATAAAACAATCAATGTGTTACATGCGATTGATAATGCAAGACTAGCGCAGAAAGATGTGAATGAACTAGGGGCAAAACATAATATTTATAATCAAAATATGAAACTTAGATTTTGGCAAAGTGCAGAAATGATGCGGTCGTTTTCTTCTGCACTAGCGAATCGGGAATTTATTGTGTATTATCAGCCTAAGGTCACTCTATCTAGTGGAGATGTAGTAGGAGTGGAAGCACTCGTGCGCTGGCAAAAAAAGGATGGAAAAATTATTCCACCAAATGATTTTATTCCACAGTTTGAACAAACGGGTGCAATCATAAAACTTGATTTCTATGTTTATGAGGAAGTGCTAAAACAAATTCGTAATTGGGTTGAATTGGGGCTGGATATTGTACCCGTATCAATAAACTTATCAAGATGTCATGCTGAAAATAAAAATTTGTATGATGAAATTATGGGATTAACAAAAAAGTATAATATTGCACCGAAATATATTGAATTTGAAATTACAGAAAGTGCATTTACGCATAATGCACAATATTTAATTGAAGTTTTAACGAAATTTAGAGAATATGGGTTTAATATTTCTATGGACGACTTTGGCGCCGGATATTCTTTTTTAAATGCACTATACGAAATTCCAGTGAATATATTAAAATTAGATAAAGGTTTTTTGAAGCCAAGCGAAGTATCGGCAAAGCAGCGTGAAATTATAAAACAAGTGGTTGTTTTGGCAAAGAATATTGATTTAAATATAGTATGTGAGGGTGTCGAAACAAAAGAGCAAGCAGAGTTTTTGCTTGGGATTGGATGTGACATGGCGCAGGGATATTTTTATGCAAAGCCAATGCCGTTAGAAGATTTAAAGCATTACTTGAATAATCAAAAGGTAAAACAGCAATTAAGCAAAAGTTAA